Proteins encoded together in one Solanum lycopersicum chromosome 7, SLM_r2.1 window:
- the LOC101254504 gene encoding translation initiation factor IF-2, chloroplastic: protein MSSMASLVSLGSVCGCSSGQFEGSFSLVRRVSFSKNFGSVNRIWGGKRWRYVSVCRYSVTTDFVADQGTSISLESSSSSNKDDDADLMLKPAPKPQLKPGPRPGPVLGNGPVLSSNSDGEKRNPIEEERSKVIESLGEALETAEKLETNRKTNVSVNKASASARTTQRNSKTVDSDDSSNRKSKTLKSVWKKGNPIAAVQKVVKPPPKQEPMTDGGRNSESQSVAPIKPPQPPQKVQPQLLARPSVAPPPPIIKKPVILKDVGAAAKSPPSDGVESVGKTKELEAAGKTKERKTILVDKFASKKSAVDPVIAQAVLAPPKFGKSAPPGKFREEFRKKSGVSGGQRRRMVDDGIPDEEASELDVSLPGRARKGRKWTKASRKAARLKAAQESAPVKVEILEVGEEGMPTEELAYNLATSEGEILGLLYSKGIKPDGVQTLSNDMVKMVCKEYEVEVIDAATVKVEEMAKKKEIFDEDDLDKLEDRPPVITIMGHVDHGKTTLLDHIRKTKVAASEAGGITQGIGAYKVQVPIDTKSQICVFLDTPGHEAFGAMRARGARVTDIAIIVVAADDGIRPQTNEAIAHAKAAGVPIVIAINKVDKDGANPDRVMQELSTIGLMPEDWGGDVPMVKISALKGENIDDLLEMVMLVAELQELKANPQRNAKGTVIEAGLDKSKGPVATFIVQNGTLKGGDVVVCGGAYGKVRALFDDKGKRVDEAGPSMPVQVIGLNNVPFAGDEFEVVESLDIAREKAEERAESLRSERLSEKAGDGKITLSSFASAVSGGTGLDLHQLNIILKVDLQGSIEAVRQALQVLPQDNVTLKFLLQATGDVSASDVDLAVASKAIIFGFNVRTPGAVKSYADNKGVEIRLYKVIYDLIDDVRKAMEGLLESVEEQVPIGSAEVRAVFSSGSGRVAGCMVTEGKVVEECGVRVTRKGKAVHVGVVESLRRVKETVKEVNAGLECGIGVEDFDDFEVGDILEAFNSVQKRRTLEEASASMAAALEEVGRGL, encoded by the exons ATGAGTAGTATGGCTTCCCTGGTGAGTTTGGGGAGTGTGTGTGGATGTTCTTCTGGACAGTTTGAAGGGTCATTCTCACTAGTTAGGAGGGTTTCTTTTTCGAAGAATTTTGGAAGCGTAAATAGAATTTGGGGTGGGAAAAGATGGCGTTATGTTTCTGTTTGTAGATATTCAGTCACCACGGATTTCGTTGCTGATCAGGGGACATCAATATCTCTTGAATCCTCATCCAGTAGTAATAAGGATGATGATGCTGATCTTATGCTTAAGCCGGCTCCTAAGCCACAATTGAAACCTGGACCCAGACCTGGCCCTGTTTTAGGGAATGGACCAGTCCTTAGCTCTAATTCTGATGGTGAAAAAAGAAATCCTATTGAAGAAGAGAGAAGCAAGGTGATTGAGTCACTTGGAGAGGCATTAGAGACAGCGGAGAAGCTAGAAACTAACAGAAAAACAAATGTTTCGGTTAACAAGGCGTCTGCCAGTGCACGTACTACACAAAGAAATAGCAAGACAGTTGATTCTGATGATTCTTCCAACAGGAAGTCGAAAACTTTGAAGAGTGTCTGGAAAAAAGGGAATCCGATTGCTGCTGTACAAAAAGTTGTAAAACCACCCCCTAAACAGGAACCAATGACTGATGGTGGAAGGAATAGTGAATCCCAAAGTGTTGCTCCAATAAAACCCCCTCAGCCACCCCAGAAAGTTCAACCACAGTTACTAGCAAGACCATCTGTAGCTCCTCCTCCTCCTATTATCAAGAAACCGGTGATATTGAAGGATGTTGGTGCTGCGGCGAAGTCCCCACCCTCTGATGGAGTTGAATCTGTTGGAAAGACCAAAGAACTTGAAGCAGCTGGAAAGACCAAAGAACGCAAGACAATATTGGTTGATAAATTTGCCTCCAAGAAATCAGCTGTTGATCCTGTGATTGCTCAAGCTGTTTTAGCCCCTCCTAAATTTGGAAAGAGCGCACCTCCTGGTAAATTCAGGGAGGAGTTCCGTAAAAAGAGTGGTGTATCTGGAGGACAACGCAGGCGTATGGTTGATGATGGGATTCCCGACGAGGAAGCATCAGAGCTTGATGTTTCTCTTCCTGGTAGAGCAAGGAAGGGAAGGAAGTGGACTAAGGCAAGTCGCAAGGCAGCTCGACTTAAGGCTGCTCAAGAGTCTGCACCTGTCAAAGTAGAAATTCTAGAGGTTGGTGAAGAAGGCATGCCGACTGAGGAGTTGGCCTACAACTTAGCTACTAGCGAAGGTGAAATCCTTGGTCTTCTATATTCAAAAGGAATCAAGCCTGATGGTGTGCAAACTCTCAGCAATGACATGGTGAAGATGGTTTGCAAAGAATATGAAGTGGAGGTTATCGATGCTGCCACAGTTAAAGTGGAAGAGATGGCaaaaaagaaggaaattttCGATGAAGATGACTTAGACAAACTAGAAGATAGACCTCCTGTAATAACTATAATGGGTCATGTTGATCATGGAAAG ACTACTCTCTTGGACCATATACGCAAGACCAAG GTGGCGGCATCTGAAGCTGGTGGAATTACTCAAGGTATTGGGGCATATAAGGTGCAAGTGCCTATTGACACCAAGTCCCAAATATGTGTTTTTCTTGATACACCTGGACACGAG GCTTTTGGGGCAATGAGAGCTCGTGGAGCTAGAGTAACAGACATTGCTATCATTGTAGTAGCCGCTGATGACGGAATTCGGCCTCAGACAAATGAGGCTATAGCACATGCCAAGGCTGCCGGAGTTCCAATTGTGATTGCCATAAATAAG GTTGATAAGGATGGAGCAAATCCCGACCGAGTCATGCAAGAACTTTCCACCATTGGTTTGATGCCGGAAGATTGGGGCGGCGACGTTCCAATGGTTAAG ATCAGTGCTCTTAAAGGAGAGAATATAGATGATTTGCTGGAAATGGTCATGCTTGTTGCCGAG TTGCAAGAGTTGAAGGCTAATCCTCAAAGAAATGCCAAGGGGACTGTGATTGAGGCAGGTCTCGATAAATCTAAAGGACCTGTAGCAACGTTCATTGTGCAGAATGGTACACTGAAAGGAGGAGATGTAGTAGTTTGTGGTGGAGCTTATGGAAAG GTGCGGGCTCTGTTTGATGATAAGGGAAAACGTGTTGATGAAGCAGGACCCTCCATGCCTGTGCAG GTGATTGGACTGAACAATGTTCCATTTGCTGGTGACGAGTTTGAGGTTGTTGAGTCCCTTGATATTGCTCGTGAAAAGGCTGAAGAACGAGCGGAGTCCTTGCGGAGTGAACGTTTATCGGAAAAGGCCGGAGATGGGAAAATTACACTCTCTTCTTTTGCTTCTGCTGTTTCAGGAGGAACTGGTCTAGACTTGCACCAACTAAATATTATTCTGAAAGTTGATCTTCAG GGATCCATTGAGGCCGTCAGACAAGCTCTTCAGGTTCTTCCACAGGATAATGTCACTTTGAAGTTCCTACTGCAAGCTACTGGTGATGTGAGCGCCAGTGATGTTGATCTTGCTGTAGCAAGTAAAGCTATTATTTTTGGCTTTAATGTTAGAACTCCGGGTGCTGTGAAGAGCTATGCTGACAATAAAGGTGTTGAAATCCGACTATACAAAGTTATCTATGATCTTATTGATGATGTACGAAAAGCAATGGAGGGACTTCTGGAATCAGTTGAG GAACAAGTGCCAATTGGTTCAGCAGAAGTACGTGCTGTTTTCAGCAGTGGTAGTGGTCGTGTTGCTGGATGCATGGTAACAGAGGGAAAAGTAGTGGAAGAATGTGGTGTTCGTGTCACTAGAAAAGGCAAAGCAGTTCATGTTGGTGTGGTCGAATCTTTAAGACGGGTGAAGGAAACTGTGAAAGAG